The following proteins come from a genomic window of Myroides odoratus DSM 2801:
- the upp gene encoding uracil phosphoribosyltransferase yields the protein MKIHYISEENSILNHFLAQLRDVTIQKDSMRFRKNIERIGEIMAYELSKTLPYKAVAVQTPLGIKHTTCIEDNVVLCSILRAGLALHTGFMNFFDDAENGFVSAYRRHGKHGEAGQILVEYQAAPSFQDKILILIDPMLATGQSLVAVIQKLMTEEQPKELHIAVVIAAPEGIEYLEQQLPANVHLWVATLDEKLDDHNYIVPGLGDAGDLAYGQKL from the coding sequence ATGAAAATTCACTATATTTCAGAGGAGAATAGCATTTTAAATCATTTCTTAGCTCAACTTCGCGATGTTACGATTCAGAAAGACAGCATGCGCTTTCGTAAAAACATTGAACGTATTGGAGAAATAATGGCGTACGAATTGAGTAAAACGCTACCATATAAAGCTGTTGCTGTTCAAACGCCTCTAGGAATAAAACACACTACTTGTATTGAGGACAATGTTGTTCTTTGTTCAATCCTCCGTGCAGGATTAGCCTTACACACTGGTTTCATGAACTTCTTTGACGATGCTGAAAACGGATTCGTTTCTGCTTACCGTCGTCATGGAAAACACGGAGAAGCAGGTCAAATTTTGGTTGAGTACCAAGCAGCACCTTCTTTTCAGGACAAAATTCTGATTTTAATTGACCCCATGTTAGCTACAGGTCAATCGTTAGTGGCTGTTATCCAAAAATTAATGACAGAAGAACAACCCAAAGAATTGCATATTGCTGTGGTTATTGCAGCTCCAGAGGGTATTGAATACCTAGAACAGCAATTACCTGCAAATGTGCATTTATGGGTAGCAACACTAGATGAGAAGCTAGATGATCACAACTACATTGTTCCTGGTTTAGGAGATGCTGGTGATTTAGCTTATGGTCAAAAGCTATAA
- the purD gene encoding phosphoribosylamine--glycine ligase: MKILLLGSGGREHALTWKMLQSPQCEAVFVAPGNAGTAQIAQNIAINPNDFEAVKQVVLTHHIDMVVVGPEDPLVKGIVDFFKQDEAIQHIPVIGPSKEAAQLEGSKDFAKEFLIRHQIPTAAYQSFTKDTVEEGKQFLETLKAPYVLKADGLAAGKGVVILEDLNEAKAELENMLVDAKFGDASSKVVIEEFLSGIELSCFVLTDGKSYQLLPTAKDYKRIGEGDKGLNTGGMGAVSPVPFATAEFLKKIEDRIVIPTVEGIKKDQLDYKGFIFIGIIKVGEDPFVIEYNVRMGDPETEVVMPRVKSDLVALFQAIAKEELDTMTIELDARSATTVMLVSGGYPEEYEKGKVITGIEQVEDSIVFHAGTALKEDAIVTNGGRVLAVTSYGNNYDEALKKSYQNIDKLNFDKIYYRKDIGFDL; this comes from the coding sequence ATGAAAATTTTATTATTAGGTTCAGGTGGGCGTGAACATGCTCTTACATGGAAGATGTTGCAAAGTCCACAGTGTGAAGCTGTATTTGTAGCTCCTGGAAATGCAGGAACAGCCCAAATTGCTCAGAATATTGCTATCAATCCCAATGATTTTGAAGCGGTAAAACAAGTGGTTTTAACGCATCATATTGATATGGTAGTGGTTGGGCCAGAAGATCCTTTAGTAAAGGGAATTGTGGATTTCTTTAAACAGGATGAAGCAATTCAGCATATTCCTGTAATTGGTCCTTCAAAAGAGGCTGCACAATTAGAAGGAAGTAAAGATTTTGCCAAAGAATTTTTAATCAGACACCAAATTCCTACTGCCGCGTATCAAAGTTTTACAAAAGATACCGTTGAAGAAGGAAAACAATTCCTAGAAACGCTTAAAGCCCCTTATGTTTTAAAAGCAGATGGTTTAGCAGCGGGTAAAGGAGTTGTAATCTTGGAAGATCTAAATGAGGCAAAAGCGGAGTTAGAAAATATGTTGGTGGATGCTAAGTTTGGTGATGCAAGTTCAAAAGTAGTAATCGAAGAATTTTTATCGGGAATTGAATTAAGTTGTTTCGTATTAACAGACGGAAAATCATATCAATTACTTCCAACAGCTAAAGACTACAAGCGTATTGGAGAAGGAGATAAGGGATTGAATACAGGAGGTATGGGAGCGGTTTCTCCAGTGCCATTTGCAACAGCTGAATTCTTGAAAAAAATAGAAGATCGCATTGTTATTCCGACAGTAGAAGGAATTAAAAAAGATCAATTGGATTATAAAGGATTTATTTTTATTGGAATCATCAAAGTAGGAGAAGATCCATTTGTTATTGAATATAACGTTCGTATGGGGGATCCTGAAACAGAGGTTGTGATGCCAAGAGTGAAATCAGATTTAGTAGCCTTGTTCCAAGCCATTGCAAAAGAGGAATTGGATACCATGACCATTGAATTAGATGCACGTAGCGCAACGACTGTTATGCTTGTATCAGGAGGATATCCAGAAGAGTATGAAAAAGGAAAAGTAATTACAGGTATTGAACAAGTAGAAGATTCTATTGTTTTCCATGCGGGAACAGCCTTAAAAGAGGATGCAATTGTGACCAATGGAGGACGTGTACTTGCTGTTACTTCATACGGAAATAACTACGATGAGGCATTAAAAAAATCTTATCAAAATATAGATAAACTAAATTTTGATAAGATTTATTATCGTAAAGATATCGGATTCGATCTTTAA
- a CDS encoding MATE family efflux transporter: MTRNFNPTSIGEYEFVRVFLLITGSIVLLGTDISVIYFAGRLKGENSFYSLKQTYYQMVKIVVVTAVIAMFLFYGLTGFSVVDNFLASQGFGIIKLMMFILPFYALTILNTEAFRALDYVILSELFRNFFKYIPLFVGVLFLLFTSIDAFSLALYYAYGFVILFLITQFIIYFLFRKIQKEDVVIQLTNQEIIKHSFPMGVSNIIMFLLLGIDVFLLKQNYGNEIVAFYSIAIKLITILSMVILSITINCAPKISEYYVRHEMDKLQQLCKRTARITLGINLFVALGMVVFLDQILGMFGAQYTSMKNTFYILVLSQLITSALGTVPIYLNMTGRSKVYQNILLLTLVLNLGMNVVLIPLFSTIGAAITFSSSVVLWNLLVAIYVYKKDKVKLSFI, from the coding sequence ATGACAAGGAATTTTAACCCAACGAGTATTGGTGAATATGAGTTTGTTCGCGTATTTCTTTTAATTACTGGGAGTATTGTGCTCTTGGGAACCGATATCTCAGTTATTTACTTTGCAGGTCGATTAAAAGGAGAGAACTCGTTTTATAGCCTCAAGCAAACCTATTATCAAATGGTGAAAATTGTTGTTGTAACGGCAGTTATCGCTATGTTCTTGTTTTATGGTTTAACGGGCTTTAGTGTAGTCGATAACTTCCTAGCATCGCAGGGATTTGGAATTATTAAATTAATGATGTTCATCTTGCCTTTTTATGCTTTGACCATTTTGAATACAGAAGCCTTTAGAGCGCTTGATTATGTGATTTTGTCGGAATTATTTCGGAATTTTTTCAAGTATATTCCCTTGTTTGTTGGTGTATTATTTTTATTGTTTACGAGTATAGATGCCTTTTCTTTAGCCCTATACTATGCTTATGGATTTGTAATTTTATTTCTTATTACCCAATTTATTATTTATTTCCTGTTTCGTAAGATTCAAAAAGAAGATGTAGTTATACAATTGACAAACCAAGAAATAATTAAACACTCTTTCCCAATGGGAGTAAGTAATATTATTATGTTTCTACTGTTGGGAATTGATGTATTTTTATTAAAGCAAAATTATGGGAATGAAATTGTTGCGTTTTACTCCATTGCAATTAAGTTGATTACCATCTTATCTATGGTTATTTTGAGTATTACAATTAATTGTGCACCTAAAATTAGTGAATATTACGTTCGTCATGAGATGGATAAATTGCAACAGTTATGTAAACGGACGGCTCGGATAACATTGGGAATTAATCTTTTCGTCGCTTTGGGAATGGTTGTTTTTTTAGATCAAATTCTAGGAATGTTTGGTGCACAATATACCAGTATGAAAAACACATTTTATATTCTTGTTTTATCCCAACTCATTACCTCGGCATTGGGAACTGTTCCGATCTATTTGAATATGACGGGACGTTCTAAAGTGTATCAAAATATATTATTGTTAACTTTAGTGCTCAATTTAGGAATGAATGTCGTCTTGATTCCGTTATTTTCTACAATTGGAGCGGCCATAACCTTTTCTAGTAGTGTTGTTTTATGGAATCTATTAGTTGCCATTTATGTTTATAAAAAAGATAAAGTAAAATTATCTTTCATCTAA
- a CDS encoding O-antigen ligase family protein, protein MFLVFCVIFKRKLIFSKEAKLLCLVLSSLFWIEVIFLWNSSDLGIALKSLEKYLSLLLLPIFILGNYKDVKFHFIVENYAKVVFVLTAFYLTRFVISEPEKVSIYLSGNLLWEAGYVIADSFGNHAPNVNLHLTFVSSILFYYFIHHYNSRGVIHNILYLLMIIAVSCFVFIINTRVALFLMFLGYLTIIIAYFANSKKRSFKTKMSIVLTFMFLVMSAFMVITKVPYFKEKYTTVTFGHLNKVGKLDEIDHPESNAYNSFALRLSVWKSAYEIMQNHSVLVGVGASDLDPLLYEHYEKTKQHFLYKYKLGIHNQYIESLVKFGLLGLVALLSYIVLAGYLSFRLKNVLLLVFFFNMMIANVFDSYLSLFMGIVYSGWFLSLFSAYYLQCRFLKAD, encoded by the coding sequence GTGTTTCTGGTATTCTGTGTGATTTTTAAAAGAAAATTAATATTTTCGAAAGAAGCAAAACTTTTGTGTTTGGTCCTTTCGTCTTTGTTTTGGATAGAGGTTATTTTTTTGTGGAATAGTTCTGATCTCGGGATTGCACTAAAAAGTTTAGAAAAATACCTCAGTTTATTACTTTTACCAATTTTTATTCTTGGAAATTATAAAGATGTCAAGTTTCATTTTATAGTAGAAAATTATGCAAAAGTAGTTTTTGTACTAACAGCATTTTACTTGACTCGTTTTGTTATTAGTGAACCAGAAAAAGTTAGTATTTATCTGAGTGGTAATCTTTTATGGGAAGCAGGTTATGTCATTGCAGATAGTTTTGGAAATCACGCACCTAATGTCAATTTACATTTAACATTTGTATCAAGTATTCTATTCTATTATTTTATTCACCATTATAATTCTCGAGGAGTGATTCATAATATATTATACTTGTTAATGATTATTGCTGTTTCTTGTTTTGTGTTTATTATTAATACAAGAGTAGCTTTATTTTTAATGTTTTTGGGGTATTTAACGATTATCATTGCTTATTTTGCCAATTCAAAAAAACGATCATTTAAAACTAAAATGAGTATTGTTTTAACCTTTATGTTTTTGGTAATGAGTGCATTTATGGTTATTACCAAAGTCCCTTATTTTAAAGAAAAATATACGACTGTAACGTTTGGTCATCTAAATAAGGTAGGTAAATTAGATGAAATTGATCACCCTGAAAGTAATGCATACAATTCATTTGCTTTGAGATTGAGTGTTTGGAAATCTGCTTATGAGATTATGCAAAATCATTCTGTTTTAGTAGGCGTAGGTGCTTCTGATTTAGACCCACTACTTTATGAACACTATGAAAAAACAAAACAACATTTCTTGTATAAATATAAACTAGGTATTCACAATCAATACATAGAAAGTCTAGTTAAATTTGGCCTTCTTGGATTAGTGGCATTACTTAGCTATATTGTATTAGCAGGATATCTAAGTTTTAGATTAAAAAATGTTCTATTGCTAGTCTTCTTTTTTAATATGATGATTGCTAATGTTTTTGATAGTTATTTATCCCTTTTTATGGGGATTGTCTATAGTGGTTGGTTCTTGAGTCTTTTTAGCGCGTATTATTTGCAGTGTAGATTTCTAAAAGCTGACTAA
- the rfbD gene encoding dTDP-4-dehydrorhamnose reductase — MIQILVTGANGQMGQALQSISSQFISVNFVFLSSKVLDISKIENCNSIFDRYKPNICVNFAAYTNVEKAEDETGLAYQINAEGVKNLAEVCLKYDTTLVHISTDFVFDGHQMTPYQPTDIPNPVNVYGASKLKGEQYIQALLVKYYIIRTSWVYSEFGHNFRNTMLQLAKTKSEINVVNDQIGCPTHAVDICRFIMKLVETNEYGMYHFRGDLICSWYDLAVRIFKENKIKIKVNPINTEDYPTKAKRPKYSVLG, encoded by the coding sequence ATGATTCAAATTCTTGTAACAGGTGCAAATGGACAAATGGGCCAGGCCTTGCAATCGATTAGCAGTCAATTTATTTCTGTTAATTTTGTGTTTTTATCAAGCAAGGTGTTAGATATTTCAAAAATTGAAAATTGTAACTCCATTTTTGATCGGTATAAACCAAATATATGTGTTAATTTTGCTGCGTATACAAATGTAGAAAAAGCTGAAGACGAAACGGGATTAGCGTATCAAATCAATGCAGAAGGAGTTAAGAACTTAGCAGAAGTTTGTTTAAAATATGATACAACTTTAGTTCATATCTCCACTGATTTTGTGTTTGATGGGCATCAAATGACTCCTTATCAACCGACCGACATACCCAATCCAGTTAATGTTTATGGCGCATCAAAATTAAAGGGGGAACAATATATTCAAGCTTTACTAGTTAAGTATTATATTATTCGAACCTCTTGGGTGTATTCTGAGTTTGGGCATAATTTTCGCAATACAATGCTACAATTAGCGAAAACAAAATCTGAAATCAACGTAGTCAATGATCAAATTGGATGTCCAACCCATGCAGTTGATATTTGTCGCTTTATCATGAAATTAGTGGAAACTAATGAATATGGGATGTACCATTTTAGAGGAGATTTGATATGTAGTTGGTATGATTTAGCTGTGCGTATTTTTAAGGAAAATAAAATAAAAATAAAGGTAAATCCAATAAATACGGAGGATTATCCTACAAAAGCGAAACGACCTAAATATAGTGTTTTGGGGTAA
- a CDS encoding glycosyltransferase family protein, protein MLHHYNFKSKLVGFVFNACEKYVLKKAFFSFFVSKAMIAYFEEKHQITLNANHLVMPCYNKKLNKELFLRKKKPFSFVYAGTLFSWQCFEDTVLLYKEIEQLNPQAKFYIYTREQEEALKILQQYEVQQYELLFVPLAQLDQELSQYEYGFLIREDHCINKVSTPTKMNSYLAVGLIPIYTNVIEDFEQNIDLKEYTFKFDFAFSKKEIAKRVVAQGPLDYNTYLNICESNFKGYYDDVYNEQLITNILVKKILDERISGK, encoded by the coding sequence ATGTTACATCACTATAATTTTAAATCAAAATTAGTAGGCTTTGTCTTTAATGCATGTGAGAAATATGTTTTGAAAAAGGCGTTTTTTAGTTTTTTTGTTTCCAAGGCTATGATTGCTTATTTTGAAGAAAAACATCAAATTACCTTAAATGCGAATCACCTTGTTATGCCGTGCTATAATAAAAAATTGAATAAGGAATTGTTTTTACGCAAGAAAAAGCCCTTTTCTTTTGTTTATGCTGGTACGTTGTTCTCTTGGCAATGTTTTGAGGATACTGTTTTGTTATACAAGGAAATAGAACAGTTAAATCCGCAAGCAAAATTTTATATTTATACGCGTGAACAAGAAGAGGCTTTGAAGATTCTTCAGCAATATGAGGTACAACAGTATGAACTTTTGTTTGTCCCTTTAGCGCAATTGGATCAAGAATTAAGTCAATATGAATATGGATTTTTAATCCGAGAGGATCATTGCATCAATAAGGTTTCTACACCGACGAAGATGAATTCTTATTTGGCTGTTGGTTTAATTCCTATCTACACCAATGTAATTGAAGATTTTGAGCAAAATATTGATTTAAAAGAATACACATTTAAATTTGATTTTGCATTTTCTAAGAAAGAAATTGCAAAGCGTGTTGTTGCGCAAGGTCCTTTAGATTATAATACGTATTTAAATATCTGTGAAAGTAATTTTAAAGGATATTATGACGATGTTTATAATGAGCAGTTGATAACCAATATATTAGTAAAAAAAATATTAGATGAAAGAATTAGCGGGAAATAA
- a CDS encoding UDP-glucuronic acid decarboxylase family protein, whose protein sequence is MKRILITGAAGFLGSHLCDRFLAEGFHVIGMDNLITGDLRNIEHLFAEAHFEFYHHDITKFVHVPGQLDYILHFASPASPIDYLKIPIQTLKVGSLGTHNLLGLARVKNARILIASTSEVYGDPLVHPQTEEYYGNVNSIGPRGVYDEAKRFQESITMAYHTFHGLETRIVRIFNTYGPRMRLNDGRVIPAFIGQALRGEDLTVFGDGSQTRSFCYVDDQVEGIYRLLLSDYHLPVNIGNPDEIKILDFAKEIIRLTNSEQKIIYKELPINDPLQRCPDITKAKTLLGWMPKIGRAEGMQHTLDYFKAFTAADLEREEHKDFSNYIY, encoded by the coding sequence ATGAAACGTATTTTAATAACAGGAGCAGCTGGTTTTTTGGGATCTCATTTATGTGATCGTTTCCTCGCAGAAGGATTTCATGTCATTGGTATGGATAATTTGATTACGGGTGATTTGAGAAATATTGAACACTTATTTGCAGAAGCGCATTTTGAGTTCTATCATCATGATATAACTAAGTTTGTTCATGTTCCTGGACAATTAGACTATATTCTTCATTTCGCTTCGCCAGCAAGCCCTATTGATTACTTGAAGATTCCAATTCAAACGCTAAAAGTAGGTTCTTTAGGGACGCATAATTTATTGGGATTAGCACGTGTAAAAAATGCTCGTATTTTAATTGCATCAACATCTGAAGTTTATGGGGATCCTTTGGTTCATCCACAAACAGAAGAATATTATGGCAATGTCAATAGTATTGGTCCACGAGGTGTTTATGATGAAGCAAAGCGCTTTCAAGAGTCTATAACGATGGCGTATCATACTTTTCATGGACTAGAGACTCGCATTGTGCGTATTTTTAATACGTATGGACCTCGTATGCGACTCAATGACGGAAGGGTAATTCCTGCATTCATAGGACAAGCTTTAAGAGGAGAGGATTTAACCGTTTTTGGAGATGGGAGTCAAACGCGTTCTTTTTGCTACGTTGATGATCAAGTGGAAGGAATTTACCGCCTGTTGTTGTCAGACTATCATTTACCTGTGAATATCGGTAATCCTGATGAAATTAAGATTTTAGATTTTGCCAAAGAGATTATTCGTTTAACCAATAGTGAACAAAAAATAATTTACAAAGAATTGCCAATAAATGACCCTTTACAGCGTTGTCCTGATATAACCAAGGCTAAAACACTTTTAGGATGGATGCCTAAGATTGGTAGAGCAGAAGGTATGCAACATACATTAGATTATTTTAAGGCTTTTACAGCCGCTGATTTAGAACGAGAAGAACATAAAGATTTTTCAAACTACATTTATTAA
- a CDS encoding DUF6427 family protein, which yields MLASIFSKTRPINYIMLTLLIVTGYGLFIGLDFSIEWTTFEIIKRGGVLVLLLLMMYISQFIVSRNRLVDDSAYVPLIFTSFLFIFPTSFENVRVIVASYFILLALRRIFSLHSLKQSKEKLLDASLWICFASLFHFWSILYFILLFYAIAFFGAKDYRNWIIPLVSFLGASIFLSLYLLIQEVHFIDWWTERVQISFDFMYFDNVYQNIALAVFVSIALLYAVSQALAIKSKPYNMQNTYKKIILSFLIGAVIYVVSAEKSNGLLLFTFFPLAILGANYIESIPQRWRKEANVYSVFCIGLFFYLMQLFIL from the coding sequence ATGTTAGCAAGTATTTTTAGCAAAACTAGACCGATTAACTATATCATGCTTACGCTTTTAATCGTGACAGGTTATGGTTTGTTTATTGGTTTGGATTTTAGCATTGAATGGACAACATTCGAAATCATCAAAAGAGGAGGTGTTTTAGTGCTGTTATTGTTGATGATGTATATATCTCAATTTATTGTTTCGAGAAATAGATTGGTCGATGATTCTGCTTATGTACCGCTTATTTTCACGAGCTTTTTGTTTATTTTTCCTACCTCTTTTGAGAATGTAAGGGTCATTGTTGCAAGCTATTTTATTCTCTTGGCTTTGCGCCGTATTTTTTCGTTACACTCTTTAAAACAGTCCAAAGAAAAGTTATTAGACGCTTCGTTGTGGATTTGTTTTGCTAGTTTATTTCACTTTTGGAGCATTCTATATTTCATCCTTCTATTTTATGCTATCGCTTTTTTTGGTGCAAAAGACTATCGAAATTGGATTATTCCACTGGTGTCTTTTTTAGGGGCTTCTATTTTCTTAAGCCTTTATTTATTAATCCAAGAGGTGCATTTCATTGATTGGTGGACCGAACGCGTGCAAATTAGTTTTGATTTTATGTATTTTGACAATGTTTATCAAAATATTGCCCTAGCTGTATTTGTCTCTATTGCTTTACTCTATGCGGTTTCGCAAGCATTGGCCATCAAAAGTAAACCGTATAATATGCAAAACACCTACAAGAAAATCATTTTGTCATTTCTTATAGGTGCTGTTATTTATGTTGTTTCGGCAGAAAAATCCAATGGATTATTGCTGTTTACTTTCTTTCCTTTAGCTATTTTAGGTGCTAATTACATTGAAAGTATTCCACAACGCTGGCGAAAAGAAGCCAACGTTTACAGTGTTTTCTGTATTGGGTTATTTTTCTACCTGATGCAATTGTTCATCTTATAG
- a CDS encoding DUF6341 family protein gives MTSFFNGLGFLFEKVLFIPMDIFAKLELENWWTANIITWIFILITCYFFVFWLKQLQLFKSNNEDTQDTTAHSFLK, from the coding sequence ATGACTTCATTTTTTAATGGTTTAGGATTCTTGTTTGAAAAGGTGCTTTTCATCCCAATGGATATCTTTGCAAAACTAGAACTTGAGAACTGGTGGACTGCAAACATCATTACTTGGATTTTCATCCTAATTACTTGCTACTTCTTTGTATTTTGGTTAAAACAATTACAATTGTTTAAATCAAATAACGAAGATACACAAGATACGACAGCCCACTCATTTCTAAAGTAA
- a CDS encoding exopolysaccharide biosynthesis polyprenyl glycosylphosphotransferase, with amino-acid sequence MSKKAGRYSYLIRPLTTCIDLITINVLAQVWFSTFTEQHYLFHIVLSIGWLVAAGLSGYYDVFRHTKTVRVAEKVFKQFVFQFILVASYNGIFDRFAEIRDLIGYGISIFVIICTIKFTIFFLLKYIRKFLGGNFRNIVLLGNGREVSNLKSVLLKRTDLGYRINNHFYNLEDESLEDLKEYLSSNLVDELFIQFSFTKEKNFLEILEFADNSMITVRYVPTQKDILNNNLTIEYYDLIPVVPRRIIPLDKPYNKLIKRLFDLVFSLFVIVFVLSWLVPLVAILIKRESKGPVFFKQKRTGLNDEEFWCYKFRSMRINDDSDKQQATRNDQRITKIGAFLRKSSLDEFPQFINVFFGDMSIVGPRPHMVVHTKMYSKRVSRFMLRHLVKPGITGMAQTHGYRGEIENDRDIINRFKYDLFYLENWSILLDLKIIYLTVYNVFAGEEKAY; translated from the coding sequence ATGAGTAAAAAAGCAGGCAGGTATTCTTATTTAATACGCCCATTAACTACGTGTATTGATTTAATTACAATCAATGTATTAGCTCAGGTGTGGTTTTCTACATTTACTGAGCAACATTATTTATTTCATATTGTTCTGTCTATTGGTTGGTTGGTGGCCGCTGGATTAAGTGGATATTATGATGTTTTCCGACATACGAAGACGGTTCGTGTAGCGGAGAAAGTATTCAAACAATTTGTCTTTCAGTTTATATTAGTTGCCTCGTATAATGGTATTTTTGATCGATTTGCAGAAATAAGAGATTTAATTGGTTATGGAATCTCTATTTTCGTCATTATTTGTACCATCAAGTTTACGATTTTCTTTTTACTGAAATACATTAGAAAATTCTTAGGTGGTAACTTTAGGAATATAGTGTTATTGGGAAATGGTCGAGAAGTAAGCAACCTAAAATCAGTGCTTTTAAAGCGAACAGACTTAGGGTATCGCATTAATAATCACTTTTATAATTTAGAAGATGAAAGCTTAGAAGATTTAAAGGAATATTTATCCAGTAATCTAGTTGATGAGCTTTTTATACAGTTTTCCTTTACGAAAGAGAAGAATTTTTTGGAGATTCTCGAATTTGCAGATAATAGTATGATAACGGTGCGTTATGTACCTACACAAAAGGATATTTTAAATAACAATTTAACCATCGAATACTATGATTTAATTCCCGTAGTACCGAGACGAATCATTCCATTAGATAAACCATATAACAAGTTGATTAAACGCTTATTTGATCTCGTTTTTTCTTTATTTGTGATTGTTTTTGTCTTGTCGTGGTTGGTTCCTTTGGTGGCTATCTTGATTAAAAGAGAATCTAAGGGCCCCGTTTTTTTCAAACAAAAGCGAACAGGATTAAACGATGAAGAATTTTGGTGCTATAAGTTTAGATCGATGCGTATCAACGATGATAGTGACAAACAACAAGCAACGCGAAATGATCAACGCATTACTAAAATCGGAGCTTTTCTGCGCAAATCGAGCTTGGATGAGTTTCCACAGTTTATCAATGTATTCTTTGGGGATATGTCTATTGTAGGGCCTCGTCCGCATATGGTTGTACACACCAAGATGTATTCAAAACGCGTCAGCCGATTTATGTTGAGGCATTTGGTTAAACCCGGGATTACAGGAATGGCTCAGACCCATGGTTATCGCGGTGAAATAGAAAATGATAGGGATATTATCAACCGGTTTAAATATGACTTGTTTTACTTAGAAAACTGGTCTATTCTATTGGATTTAAAGATTATTTACTTAACCGTGTACAATGTTTTTGCGGGTGAAGAAAAAGCATACTAA
- a CDS encoding glycosyltransferase — protein sequence MKIIHIVESFGGGVYSYFKDLAMFFSQHSDIETYIIYSNKRKEITQDQIDQDFPSSIHLIPLEMERELKPIQDLRSTFALRKTIKQLRPDIIHLHSSKAGVIGRWASSMPNYKRKVFYTPHGYSFLRQDISPVKQKIFYTIEKLTQLIFGGTTIACGDTEYKLAQRIGTSLLVRNGIDLTHLNQHYIANENTSNQLTIGTIGRISYQKNPKLFNEVALLFPQHQFLWIGDGELRDQLTAPNITISGWFTNNTAVFPYLNQLDIYMQTSLWEGLPIAVLEAMAFRKPILATDVIGNNDIVEPNINGFLFTQANDLSSKIEQLEDAYFRKKIGEQAYIICEEKFDKNKNFSQLLEIYTANNTR from the coding sequence ATGAAAATTATCCATATCGTAGAATCTTTTGGCGGAGGAGTATATTCATATTTTAAAGATTTGGCTATGTTTTTTAGCCAACACTCTGATATTGAAACCTATATCATCTACAGTAATAAAAGAAAAGAAATTACACAAGATCAAATTGACCAAGATTTTCCTTCTTCTATCCACTTGATACCACTTGAAATGGAAAGGGAATTAAAACCAATACAGGATCTTCGTTCTACTTTTGCCTTAAGAAAAACAATAAAACAGCTAAGGCCTGATATTATTCATCTACATTCATCTAAAGCAGGCGTCATAGGTAGGTGGGCAAGTTCCATGCCAAATTACAAGAGAAAAGTGTTTTATACGCCCCATGGTTATTCTTTTTTGCGTCAGGACATCTCACCTGTAAAGCAAAAAATATTTTACACCATTGAGAAATTAACCCAACTAATCTTTGGCGGAACAACCATTGCTTGTGGAGATACAGAATACAAGCTAGCACAGCGAATAGGTACTTCTCTTTTAGTTCGAAATGGAATTGATTTAACGCATTTAAACCAACATTATATAGCTAACGAAAATACGTCTAATCAATTAACGATTGGAACAATTGGACGAATCTCCTATCAAAAAAATCCTAAACTATTTAATGAAGTTGCTTTACTATTTCCACAACACCAATTCCTATGGATTGGCGATGGAGAACTTCGCGATCAACTCACTGCACCAAATATCACAATATCAGGGTGGTTTACCAATAATACCGCTGTGTTTCCTTATTTAAATCAGCTAGACATTTATATGCAAACTTCGCTTTGGGAGGGTCTTCCTATTGCTGTACTAGAGGCAATGGCTTTTAGAAAGCCTATTTTAGCGACTGATGTTATTGGCAATAATGACATTGTTGAACCAAACATCAATGGTTTTTTGTTTACGCAAGCAAACGATTTATCCTCTAAAATTGAACAATTAGAAGACGCATATTTTCGAAAAAAAATAGGTGAACAAGCCTATATTATTTGCGAAGAGAAGTTCGATAAAAATAAAAACTTTAGTCAGCTTTTAGAAATCTACACTGCAAATAATACGCGCTAA